The window CGCCAGCCGGGGGCCGAGGCGTTCCGCGCCGCCTGGGCCGCCGCGCTCGATCTCGGCGTCCAGCGGGTCGAGGATGTCGCGATGGACCGCGCCCTCAACGGCACCGAGGAACCCGTCTATTCCTATGGCAAGCTGATCGGCACCCGGATCAAGCGCAACGACGGCCTCCTCATGTTCATCCTGCGCAACCGCGCCCCCGAACGCTTCGCCACCGGCGGCGGCGCACGGCGGCTCAACGCGGTCGACCGCCAGACGCTCGAACGGCACAAGAAACAATGGCGCAAGGAATGGGAGGCCGAACAGGGCTTCGTCTCGGCCGCCGACGTGCGCGCGAGCATCGATCGCAAGATCGAGGACATCCGCCGCCGCATCGAACGCGAACGCCCCCAACGCCGCGCGGTGCTCTCGGACGAGGCGCTCGCCGCCTTCGCGCATTTCTGTAGCTTACGCGACCGCGACCTCGCCGCCCACGGCGCGGACGCGCGCCTCGCCGCGATGGTCGAGGTGACCCTCGACACGCCGACGACGCATTTCGACCCGCCCGCCGTGCCTGCGCTGCCTGGGCCTTCGCAGGAGGAGGAGGCGCCGCCGCAGCATCCGCCCGAGGGGTACTCGTATGGCAAGCCGAAGCCCGCGCCGCCGCCCAAGACGCGCTGGACGATCAAGGATGACAGTTTTGAGCCTTAGGCGGGGAAGGCTCGCAGCGGAGTCGTTTGCGTAGCAAACGGCAAGCTGGAAGCCAATGCGAACTAATCATTTTGCCATAGGATCAGGCCGACGTAATTCGGCAACTTTCCTCACCTCGTCAACGAGGGGGCGTGATTTCGCGCTATCTCTCTCGATAGGCAAATTAAGGTTTTGAAGAGCCTCTCGCACAATCGCCACGCACTCATCGAAAACTGATTTTGACTTAATGCCATCGTCAATCTTTTCGAGAAGTCTACCTGAATATGATGCGATTTTCTTATTTTTTGCTCCCGGAAATTCATTTTCTTCATAACGAACACGAAAAGCATAAAGCAGGAAATATTTAAACGGCCTAATGTTACGATCTTCTATGCTCAACTTGCGTAACGCTATCTCAAATCGGTAAGCTGCAAGCGCAGCGACAAAGTATGGCTCAGGTCGGTGATCTGCTTGAAAAACTCTGTCTTTAACCGACTTCAGCAGCGTCCCCTGATAGCGACTTGCCTGATGAGGGAAATTAAGAAACATCGACGCAAAAAACTTTAATTGATTTCCGATAGTGACAATCCGACCTTTCTCTATGCCTACAGTTGAAGCGAACTGCTTTGCACGCCTCTCGTAAAAAAGCTTTGCCTCCCCCTGCACTCCAGAGTAAAAATCTTCCAAATCTCTTTGAAATTGGGTTAAGGCAAGAAGATCGTTTTCCTCTACATTTGTCTGCTTATTTGTAGATTTTATGATGCTCTGTGCAACGTCTTCACTATTAGTATGGATTAGCTTAATAGGAATATATAGATCGCCATCTATGATATCCCTGTTTCCAAATATTACGTGGCTTGTTTGACATCCATTGACGATCTGGTAGTCTTCTAAAATATATTGACTTGATGTTACTTTAATATTTCGGGCAACGATAGTAATTCCATTATTACGCAAAACGAATTGGTCAAAAAGCCGGTCAGTTATCGTCTTTGCTATGTCAGCATTGACGGGATTGTCGCCTTGAAAGTCTCTAACGTTGTCGACGAAAACGGACTTAATGATGTCTCCGCCATCATCAACGAGTAATTTCAAAAATTCTTTGACCGGTAACACTCCAAGATATGATGCACTAACACCCGTTATTTTATGAAGAGTGACCAACTTCTCAAATTCTATTTGACGAGAGATGCTGGTCTTAGTCGCCCGGTAGAGCGCCTGAAGCTGCTTGGCGCCGATGGGCTCGAATTCGACATGAGAAAACAAGTTTGTATCAAAGAGCTCCTGCTTTTTTCTTTTAATTGCCTCAACAAGATATGTGTCTTCAAGCCAATTGCCGGTGCAGACATAATACACTCTGCATGAGGGATTATCTTTCAGCCGAGAGGCGTTTTTATAAACTCGCTGCTTGATTTCAATTAACTTTTTAATATCATCATTGAATGGGAGGTTCTGTTCATCAGCAAATACCTCATTAACCAAGTTATCACCGAGAGCGATAATTGCGGAACCATCAAAACTGGATGATGACTTTGCTTGAACGATAATAAATTCTACATCTAGGTAGCCATTTAACTGCAAAACGTCATCAATGTAATCCGCATCATTGGCTATACGTCCGTTTACTTTCACTGCGAACGCATCGACGTTTAAATCTTGGCCATCGCCAGCTACTAGATCGATAGTGTCGAACTCCTCCGAGTATCTCGAAGAGATGACACTATACGCTGCAAAGTGTTCGAATTTTTTGTCATCCGACATGCCTTTCAGACCGTTGCTTTCTGCAAAGTCCAAAACGAGTGCTTGTGTTACCGAATCCATCAATTGCCCTCATATCGTTTGGCACATGATGAATGCGATCGTGCAAAGGCGCAAGACATGCGACTGATAAACCTATAAAAAAGGCCGCGGCAAAGCCGCGGCCATGACGTCGAACGGGATGGCCTGCGGCCACCCGCCGGCCGGAGTTACAGCCTCTCGCTTTTAGCTTGCCGTTCGCAGCGCGAACGTCTGCGCTAGGCGCGGGGCTTCACTCCCATCCGCTCAGAATGAGAGAGGTTACTCTTCACCCATGCGAAGCGCTGCGATGAAAGCTTCCTGAGGAATACTGACGTTGCCGTATTCTCTCATTCTGGCCTTCCCCTTCTTCTGCTTGTCGAGCAGCTTCTTCTTCCGGGAAATGTCGCCGCCATAGCACTTGGCGGTCACGTCCTTGCGCAGCGCGGCGATGGTTTCGCGGGCGATCACCTTGCCGCCGATCGCGGCCTGGATCGGGATCTTGAACAGGTGGCGGGGGATCAGGTCTTTCAGGCGCTCGCACATGCCCCGGCCGCGTTCTTCGGCGTTGGCGCGGTGGACGATCAGCGACAGAGCATCCACGGGCTCGTTGTTGACGAGGATGTTCATCTTGACGAGGTCGCCCTCGCGCGTGCCGATCTGTTCGTAATCGAAGCTGGCATAGCCGCGCGAAATCGACTTCAGCCGGTCGTAGAAATCGAACACGACTTCGTTGAGCGGCAATTCGTAGGACACCTGCGCACGCCCGCCGACATAAGTCAGTTCGGTCTGGATGCCGCGGCGGTCCTGGCACAGTTTCAGGATCGCGCCGAGATATTCGTCGGGGGTGTAGATCACCGCCTTGATCCACGGTTCCTCGATCGCGTCGATGCGGTTTTCATCGGGCCAGTCGGCGGGGTTGTGGATGTCGATCACCTTGGCATCTTCATAGCGCGAATGGCCAAGGTGGATGCGGTAGACCACCGATGGCGCGGTGGTGATGAGGTCGAGATCGTATTCTCTGGAGAGGCGTTCCTGGATGATTTCGAGGTGCAGGAGGCCGAGGAACCCGCAGCGGAAGCCGAAGCCCAGCGCCGCGCTTGATTCCATTTCGAAGCTGAAGCTGGCGTCGTTCAGCCGCAGCTTGGCGATGCTTTCGCGCAGCTTCTCGAAATCGGCAGCGTCGACCGGGAACATCCCGCAGAACACCACCGGCTGGACTTCCTTGTAGCCCGGCAGCGCGACTTCTGAGCCGCCCTTGACCGTGGTGATCGTGTCGCCGACGCGGGCCTGTTCGACTTCCTTGATCTGCGCGGTGATGAAGCCGATCTCGCCCGGGCCGAGTTCGGCAAGGTCGGTGCGCTTGGGCGTGAAGCAGCCGACGCGGTCGACAAGGTGCTGCGTGCCGCCCTGCATGAACTTGATGTTGAGCCCCTTGGTCAGTTTCCCGTCGATCACGCGCACGAGGATGACGACGCCGAGATAGGGGTCGTACCAGGAGTCGACGAGGCTGGCGGTCAGGGGGGCATCGATCCGGCCCTTGGGCGGCGGGATGCGTTCGACCACGGCTTCGAGCACTTCCTCGATGCCGATGCCCGACTTGGCCGATGCGAGCACGGCGTTCGACGCGTCGAGTCCGATGATGTCCTCGATCTCGGCCTTGACCTTCTCGGGTTCGGCGGCGGGCAGGTCGATCTTGTTGATGACGGGGACGATTTCGTGATCGTGCTCGATCGACTGGTAAACGTTGGCGAGCGTCTGCGCTTCGACGCCCTGCGCCGCGTCAACCACCAGCAGCGCGCCCTCGCACGCGGCGAGGCTGCGGGAGACTTCATAGGCGAAGTCGACGTGGCCGGGCGTGTCCATCAGGTTGAGCTGATAGGTCTCGCCATCCTTGGCGGTGTATTCGAGGCGCACGGTCTGCGCCTTGATGGTGATCCCGCGTTCTTTCTCGATGTCCATGTTATCAAGGACTTGCTCGGACATCTCGCGCGCGGTGAGGCCGCCGGTGAACTGGATCAACCGGTCCGCCAGCGTCGACTTGCCATGGTCGATATGGGCGATGATGGAGAAATTGCGGATTTTGGAGAGGTCAGTCATTGCCCCCGCCGATTAGCGTCGGAACGCGGCAATGTCATGCGCCAAAAACGCAACTGCGCTCACCGTCTTGCCCGTCACCCGATCTCCGCGCCGGGCGATGCGGCATAACCGAACTTGGGGATCGCGCCGATATTGGCGAAGCCGGCAAACTTCCCCGGGGCCAAGGGCGCAACCGGCGTCCCCGCCGCGGCGAGCGCATAGGGCGAGACGCGGTTGCGGGTGCATAAGCCGCCCGCGCCATCCTCGACCAGCGATTGCTCGAATTCCAGCCCCTGCACATCGCCGTTGGTGCGCGTCACCGTTGCCACGGCGAGTTGGCCGCCGCCGAGGTCGACCACGAACTGCGTGCCTTTGGGCACATTGGCAAGGCCTTCGATCAGCGCGCCGGTGCGCGACAGGTTGCGCAAGGTGACTTCATAGGCATAGTCGTCGTGGATGACCTGGATCTTGCGGAACACCGTGCGGCGCCGTGCGCGCACCGTGCGTTCGGCATTGGGATCGATCTTCCATGTGCCGCCCGCCATTTCGGCCAGCGCGATCTCGGCATCGACCGGCTCGCAGAAGATCGGGCCTTCGAGATAGCGCACACCGCTCGTCGTCAGCGCCGCGAGCAGCGCTGCGCTTTCGATCCCGCCGGCCATCGTGTCCATCTGCAACGCGCCGGCAAGCGCGGCAATCGCCCGCACAAGGCCCATCTCGCGGCTGTCGTGACGCTCGGCCTCGGCGACCAGTTTGGGATCGATCTTGATCGCATCGAACGGCGCGCGCCGCAGGTAGGCGAGCGAGGAATAGCCCGACCCGAATTCGTCGAGCGTGAGCCGCACGCCGAGCTTGAACAGGGCCGCAAGCGTGCGGTCGACCACGCTGGTATCGCCGAAGAACACCGCTTCGCTGATTTCGAGTTCCAACCGCGTCGGTGCAAGACCTGCCTCTTCGAGCGCGCCGGCGACCAGCGCGACAAAGTCATCGGCGAGGAACAGCGCCACCGGAACATTCACCGCAACCCTGACGGTCCCCGGCCATTGCGCCGCGCGCGCACAGGCTTCGGCGATGGCCCATCGCCCGACATCGGCCTGCATCGCCGAGCCTTCGATGATCTGCACGAATTCCTCTTCGTCGATGATCCCGCGGTCTGCGTGGTTCCAGCAGACATGCGCTTCGAGCGACGCGACCGTGCCGGCGCCCGCTTCGACGATCGGTTCGAACCGCAGAAACAGCTGATCATCGCGCAGCGCCGTGCCCAGATCCTGTTCGAGCCGGCGGCGAAAGATCGTCTCGTTTTCCAGTTCGCCCGAGAAGAACCGGAACTGCCCGCGCCCGCCGTTCTTGGCTGCGTAGAGCGCAAGGTCCGCCGCGCGCACCAGATCCTCGCGGCTCACCCCGTCGTGCGGCGCGATTGCGATCCCGACCGAGGCACCGATCACGCAGCGGCCTTCGTCAAGACTATAGGGCTGGCGCAGCATCGTGATGATCTTCATCGCGATGTCCCCCAGGACGCCGCGGTCGTCGATATCGGGCAGCAGCACCTGGAATTCGTCGCCGCCCAGCCGGCCGATCTCGCATTCGCGGTCGATCGCGCGGCCAAGGCGGGCCGCGACCTGCTTGAGCAGTTCGTCCCCCGCCGCATGCCCCAGCGTATCGTTGACATGCTTGAAGCGATCGAGGTCGAGCATCATCAGCGCGCAATTGCGCTTGGCCTGCCGGAACGCGGTCAGCGTGGCGTCGATATGCTGCGCCATGCGGTGGCGGTTGCTGAGCCCGGTAAGCGAATCGAAGCGCGCCAGCCGCGCGGTTTCCGCCTCGCGGTAGAATTCCTCGGTGATGTCTGCGCCGGTGCCGCGAAAGCCGATGAAGTTGCCTTGCGCGTCCTTGACCGGCTGGCCTGCCAGCCGCAGCACTGCGCCTTCGGGCCGCTGGCTGGCGCGCAGCGACATCCCCGAAAACGCCCGGTGCGCGCCGAGCATCAACGCGAGCGACTTGCCGCGTTCTTCGCGGTCGGCCGCGGCGAAGATCGTGGTGAGCGGTTTGCCGATCAGATCGCCAAGCGCAAGATCGAGCCGCGCGGCGATCGTCGGCGACAAATAGGTGAGGTGGCCGTGTGCATCGCTCGCCCAGAACCAGCCGAGGCCGGATTGTTCCAGCTCGTCCAGCATCGCCAACCGCTCGCCATCGGACATGCCCGGCGCTGCGCCGGCCGACGCCGGACGGGGCTGCGCACGCGCGGGCGATGCGCCGCCGTGACGAGAAGACAACAGACCCTTCAGGGACATCCCGCTGATAATCCTTCAGACACCGCGCGCAGTCGAGGCCGCTGCGCCGGACGTTGTTTGACAGGGACTAAAGCGGGGTGGTTATTTTTCTGCTAAGGCGATCGGCATCCACAAGGCAAAATATGCCGCGATTATCCGATCGGCGCGGCCTGCGTCGCCGGCTTGAAAACCGGAAACCCGCCATCTGCACGGCGTTGCAGGGGCTGGTGGAATTCGATCCCGACGCGGTTTTCGCGCGACCAGCGCACCTGCGCCGTGATCGATGTGTCCGCGCCGAATTCGACGCGCAAGACGCTGCCCGCGGGCACGTTCCACAGGCCTTCGACCATCGCGCCGCTTTCGGAGACGTTGCGCACCGTGGCATTTAGGCGGTTGCCGTTGTGAACCACAACCACCCGCCGCAGCAGATTCTGGCGCTTTGCGCGCACCGACTGCGGCCCTTCGGCCTCCGCCACCAGATCGCCTGCCACCAGCAATGCGGCTTCGGCTGCGCTCATCGGTTTGAAATAGATATGTCCCTGGACATGGCTGCACCCCAGCAGGCGCACCAGTTCAAGCTCGTCGAGCGTCTCCACCCCTTCGGCGGTGGTATCCATATGCAATGCTTCGGCGAGGCTGGTGATCGAAGCGATGATCGCGCCGTTGCGGCTGCCCTCCTCGGTCGCGCCCTGCACGAAGCTGCGGTCGATCTTGATCTTGTCGAACGGCGCCTTCTTCAGATAGCCCAATGAGGAATAGCCCGTGCCGAAATCGTCGAGCGCGAGGCGCACGCCCACGCGCTTCAACGCCTTGAACATCGCATCGGTGCCGGCGTTGTCGTTGAGGAACACGCTTTCGGTGATTTCCAGTTCGAGCCGCGACGGCGCGACCCCGCTGTGCGCCAGCGCGTTGGCGACGATATTGGGCAGGTCGGGGTTGGCGAATTGCAACGCCGAGACATTGACCGCGCAGCGCACCGATCGCGGCCAGCGGGCCAGATCCTCGCACGCGGTGCGCAGCACCCATTGCCCGATCCGGTCGATCAGGCCGGTGTCTTCGGCAATCGGCACGAACTTGCTCGGGCTGATCCATCCGCGCTTGGGATGATGCCAGCGCATCAGCGCCTCGAAGCCGACGATCTTCTCGTTCGCGGCAAACACCACAGGCTGGTAGAACAGCTGGAATTCGCCCTTGGCGATCGCTTCACGCAGGTCCTGTTCAAGCTCGGCGCGTTCTTCGACCGCTGCGTGCAGATCGGCGGCATAGAAGCGCGATACTCCGCGCCCCGCATCCTTGGCGGCATAAAGTGCCAGGTCAACATTGCGGATCAGCTCCTCGCTGCTCGCCCCGTGCTCCGGCGCCAGTGCAATTCCCACCGATGCGCCGATCACCACGTTCGTGCCCTGAACCGCGTAGGGCTGCGAAAGTGCAGCGATGATTTCCTGCGCCAGTTGGGCCAGCGTGCTGCGATCCTGATGACCGGGCACGATCACCTGGAATTCATCGCCGCCCAAACGCCCGCAGCGCCCCTGCTGGCCGATCGCGCGCTCCAGACGCTGCGCCACCTGTTTCAATAGCGCATCGCCAGCCGGGTGCCCCAGCGTATCGTTGACCTGCTTGAACCGGTCGAGATCGAGCATCAGCACCGCGCAGGATCGTTCGCGCGCGCTGGGCGCTGCGAGGATCTGTTCGAGCGCCTTGCTCATCTGGACGCGGTTGGCGAGCCCGGTGAGCGAATCGTAATGCGCAAGGCGCGATACCTGCTGCTCGCTGCGGCGCTTTTCGGTGAGATCGGTGCCGTGCCCGCGAAAGCCGCAGAAATTCTTGTAGCCATCATAGACCGGACGGCCCGCGAGCGCCCACCAGCGTTCCTCTCCCGTGGTCGCCGCGCGCACCTCGACATCGTGGAAGGCCGAGCGTGCCGACAGGTGGAAAGCAAGCGTGCGTTCCGCGTCAGCCGCGCTCTGGGAAGGGTCGACGATCTGTGCGAGCGGGCCACCCACGACATCTTCGGCGCGGCGCCCCAGCACGGCGGCAGCCTTGGGCGAGATATAGGTGATCAGCCCGCGCCGGTCGGTTTCCCAGAACCAGCCCTGCCCCGTCTCCTCGAAGCTGCGCAGGATATCCTCGGCGCGCGCGGCGACACGTTCGCGCGCTTCGCGGGCGAGGCGGCGGCGCTGCGCGGCCTTCCATTCGAGCCGCGCGATCAGCAACAGCGTCAGCGCCGCGGCAATAATGGCGGCATAGGTGACACCGCTTGGCGCCAGTATTGCAAACCCTGCCCAACCGGCGATCTTGCCGATGAACAGCGAGACGATCCGCATGTCGAACAGCGCGGCTGCGGCAGCATTAATGCAAACCAGGGTGGCGATCGCCCATTGCCAGGGCAACCCTTCTGCGACCCATAACGCCAGCGCGAGGCCCGCGCAGGCCATCGGCAGGATGATGCCGAAAAACACGATCGCCAACCTTGCCGCAGCCCCCGTCTCGGGGCGGCGCTCGGTCACGGCAAACAGCGAGCCGCAGGCGAACAGCGCGGCTGATGCCAGCGCAAGGCCCAGCGTTACCGGCGAAGGCAATCCCTGAAACACCAGCGCTGCCAGCACGAAGGCGGCCACCAGAAACAGCGTCATGCCGCCCGCCTCGCGCGGGAGATAGAAATCCTGCTCTCCGGCTGATCTGTCGGCAACCTCCTGCGCGGCGCTACCGGCATCGGTGCGAAGGCGATGCGGCCCGCGGCGTGTATCGCGGGCGCGGCCATCGGTGCCGTGGGGTCCTTGTGCGGGATCGGTCCGGGCAAGCGACCGCTCACCGCGCGACCCATCGCGGGCGCGCGGATCGGGCGTCGCAAGCTTCCGGATCGGTTCCCCAGCCATCGCGGCGGCATGCCCGCGAATCGCTGATGAAATCGTTAACCGGCAGCGCCAATTCTTTCATCTTTGCAGCCCAGCCCGCCAGCCCAAGCCGATGCTTGCAACTTGCCCGCCAAGCCTGCACACCTTGTTGCAATGCCCCGTATCGCAACAGCGACTGTGCAAAGCAGCGCGGGCGAACGGGCGGGACAAGGGGATCGATCGAAATGGCAGCCAAGGTAAAGCTCGAAAACGAAGCCGCGCAGTCCACCAATGCGCTGGGCCCGCTGATCGGCGTCGCGCGCGAGGATTTCGTCAGCGCGGTCGCATTGCTGCTGCGCGAAACCGCGTCCGATCCGGCGCGGCTGGTGCGCCACAGCACCGCGATCGCACAGGACATGGTCAAGATCATGACTGGAAAGAGCGATCTCGCCCCCGATCCCAAGGACAAGCGGTTCATGGACCCCGCTTGGGCTTACAACCCGTTCTTCCGGGCTGGCGCGCAATATTACCTCGCCGTGCAGAAGGGCATGAAGAACTGGCTCGAAGAGCTTGAGCTAGACGAGCTTGAACGCAACCGCGCGAACTTCATCGCCAACATCATTCTCGACGGGCTTGCCCCCACCAATTCCCTCGTGGGCAATCCGACCGCGCAAAAGCAGATCATCAATTCGGGCGGGCTCAGCCTCATCAAGGGGCTGCAGAACGCGTATAACGACATGGTCCACAACAAGGGCATGGTCAGCCAGGTCGACAAGCGGCCGTTTACCGTCGGCAAGAACGTCGCCTGTTCGAAAGGCAATGTCATCTATCGCGACGAGATCATGGAGCTGGTGCAATATGCCCCCGCCACCGACACGGTTTACGCGGTCCCGCAGCTGACGATCCCGCCGCAGATCAACAAGATGTACATCAACGACCTGTCGCCCGACAAATCGGTGATCAAGTGGCAGGTCGAGAACGGTATCCAGTCCTTCGTGATCTCATGGCGCAACCCGACCAAGGAGATGGGCCACTGGGGCATGGACGATTACATCGCCGCCTGCGAAAAGGCGCTTGCGGTGGTCGCCGACATTACCGGGTCGAAAAAGGTCAACGTGTCGGCGGGATGCTCGGGCGGACAGACCGCCGCGGTGCTGGCATCGAAGCTTGCCGCCACCAACAATCCCATCCTCGGCGCGCTGACATTGATGGTGTGCGTGCTGCACCCCAAGCCGACCGATATCGAAGCCGGTTCACTGGTCAGCGAAAACGGGATGCAGCTGGCCCGGCAGCGCGCGATGAAAGCCGGGGTGATCAAGGCCGACGATCTGGCGCGCGGCTTTGCCTGGCTGCGGCCCAACGACCTGATCTGGAACTATGTCATCAACAACTACCTGCTGGGGCAAGACCCGCCGGCATTCGACGTGCTGTTCTGGAATGCGGACGCGACCAACCTGTCCTCAAGCCTGATGGGCGATTTCCTGACGCTGTTCGAAACGCTTGCCTTCACCAAGCAGGGCGAGGTCGAGATGGCCGGGCACAAGATCGATCTGTCGAAGGTCACCGCCGACCTGTTCATCCTCGGCGGGGTCACCGATCACATCACCCCGTGGAAGGCGACCTATCGTTCGACGCAATTGTTCGGATCGAAGGATGTGACTTACGTGCTTTCGCAAAGCGGGCACATGCAGGCGATCCTCAACCCGCCGGGCAATCCGAAGGCGAAGTATTTCGTCCAGTCGAAAAAGGGCAAGCTGCCCGCCACCGCCGATGACTGGCTGGCAGGCGTCGAAGAGGTCAAGGGCAGCTGGTGGCCGCTGTGGACCGAATGGCTGCAGAAACGCTCGGGCGAGAAGACCGCAGCCCCCGCCAGTCTCGGGAGCGCAGCCTATCCCGCGATGGAAGCGGCACCGGGACTCTACGTCGTCGAAGAAGTCTGATACACCCGCCCGCGGCCACGGCGTTCGGCAACGATCGCCGGGCCGGCACAAGCTTGTGGGCGCGCGCGCTAAGGGATCGGCGTGCGCGCCCAACCCGCCCCTTTTTCCGGGGGCGCAGAAAGGACAAGAATTGGTGAGCAATCCCATGGACGGCGCGGTCGTGACGATGGAGCAAGTGGGCGGCCGGACGCTACGGATTGCCGCGTGGCGGCTCGATATGCCGTCCGATCATCTGCCCGTCCTGTTCTTCAACGGCATCGGCGCGAATATCGAAGCGGTCGCTCCGCTCGCCGCTGCGATGCCCGAACGCGGCTTCATCATGTTCGACATGCCCGGCACCGGCGAATCGCCCGATCCGGTGGTCCCCTACAACCCCTTCATCATGAGCTGGACGGCCTCGCAGCTGCTCGCACGTTACGGCCTCGACCGGGTCGATGTGATGGGCGTGTCGTGGGGCGGCGCGATGGCGCAGCACTTTGCGCTGCAACATCCGCGCATGACCCGGCGGTTGACGCTGATCGCGACCACGCCGGGCATCCTGATGGTGCCGGGCAATCCGGCCGCCTTCACCAAGATGGCCGATCCGCGCCGCTATGTTGATCCCGACTTCATGGCGAAGCATTTCAAGACGCTCTACGGCGGCCTGACCGCAAGCGGCGGCACCGATCACAAGGCGAACCATATCAGCCGCCTGAAGCCCCCTTCTCCGCGCGGCTATGTCTATCAGCTGATGTGCATGATGGGCTGGACCAGCCTTCCCGCGCTGCCTTTCATGAAAAAGGAAACCCTGATCATGATGGGTGAGGACGACCAGATCGTCCCGCTGGCCAATGGCAAGATCCTGAAGGCGATGATCCCCAATTCGCGGCTGGTAACCTTTGCCGGCGGCGGGCACCTGTTCCTGCTGACCCATGCCGATGAAAGCGTCGCGGCGATCCGCGAATTTCTGGATGCGCCCGATACGGCAAAGGAACGCGCACGGCAGG is drawn from Erythrobacter neustonensis and contains these coding sequences:
- a CDS encoding AIPR family protein, with protein sequence MDSVTQALVLDFAESNGLKGMSDDKKFEHFAAYSVISSRYSEEFDTIDLVAGDGQDLNVDAFAVKVNGRIANDADYIDDVLQLNGYLDVEFIIVQAKSSSSFDGSAIIALGDNLVNEVFADEQNLPFNDDIKKLIEIKQRVYKNASRLKDNPSCRVYYVCTGNWLEDTYLVEAIKRKKQELFDTNLFSHVEFEPIGAKQLQALYRATKTSISRQIEFEKLVTLHKITGVSASYLGVLPVKEFLKLLVDDGGDIIKSVFVDNVRDFQGDNPVNADIAKTITDRLFDQFVLRNNGITIVARNIKVTSSQYILEDYQIVNGCQTSHVIFGNRDIIDGDLYIPIKLIHTNSEDVAQSIIKSTNKQTNVEENDLLALTQFQRDLEDFYSGVQGEAKLFYERRAKQFASTVGIEKGRIVTIGNQLKFFASMFLNFPHQASRYQGTLLKSVKDRVFQADHRPEPYFVAALAAYRFEIALRKLSIEDRNIRPFKYFLLYAFRVRYEENEFPGAKNKKIASYSGRLLEKIDDGIKSKSVFDECVAIVREALQNLNLPIERDSAKSRPLVDEVRKVAELRRPDPMAK
- the lepA gene encoding translation elongation factor 4, encoding MTDLSKIRNFSIIAHIDHGKSTLADRLIQFTGGLTAREMSEQVLDNMDIEKERGITIKAQTVRLEYTAKDGETYQLNLMDTPGHVDFAYEVSRSLAACEGALLVVDAAQGVEAQTLANVYQSIEHDHEIVPVINKIDLPAAEPEKVKAEIEDIIGLDASNAVLASAKSGIGIEEVLEAVVERIPPPKGRIDAPLTASLVDSWYDPYLGVVILVRVIDGKLTKGLNIKFMQGGTQHLVDRVGCFTPKRTDLAELGPGEIGFITAQIKEVEQARVGDTITTVKGGSEVALPGYKEVQPVVFCGMFPVDAADFEKLRESIAKLRLNDASFSFEMESSAALGFGFRCGFLGLLHLEIIQERLSREYDLDLITTAPSVVYRIHLGHSRYEDAKVIDIHNPADWPDENRIDAIEEPWIKAVIYTPDEYLGAILKLCQDRRGIQTELTYVGGRAQVSYELPLNEVVFDFYDRLKSISRGYASFDYEQIGTREGDLVKMNILVNNEPVDALSLIVHRANAEERGRGMCERLKDLIPRHLFKIPIQAAIGGKVIARETIAALRKDVTAKCYGGDISRKKKLLDKQKKGKARMREYGNVSIPQEAFIAALRMGEE
- a CDS encoding EAL domain-containing protein, with amino-acid sequence MSLKGLLSSRHGGASPARAQPRPASAGAAPGMSDGERLAMLDELEQSGLGWFWASDAHGHLTYLSPTIAARLDLALGDLIGKPLTTIFAAADREERGKSLALMLGAHRAFSGMSLRASQRPEGAVLRLAGQPVKDAQGNFIGFRGTGADITEEFYREAETARLARFDSLTGLSNRHRMAQHIDATLTAFRQAKRNCALMMLDLDRFKHVNDTLGHAAGDELLKQVAARLGRAIDRECEIGRLGGDEFQVLLPDIDDRGVLGDIAMKIITMLRQPYSLDEGRCVIGASVGIAIAPHDGVSREDLVRAADLALYAAKNGGRGQFRFFSGELENETIFRRRLEQDLGTALRDDQLFLRFEPIVEAGAGTVASLEAHVCWNHADRGIIDEEEFVQIIEGSAMQADVGRWAIAEACARAAQWPGTVRVAVNVPVALFLADDFVALVAGALEEAGLAPTRLELEISEAVFFGDTSVVDRTLAALFKLGVRLTLDEFGSGYSSLAYLRRAPFDAIKIDPKLVAEAERHDSREMGLVRAIAALAGALQMDTMAGGIESAALLAALTTSGVRYLEGPIFCEPVDAEIALAEMAGGTWKIDPNAERTVRARRRTVFRKIQVIHDDYAYEVTLRNLSRTGALIEGLANVPKGTQFVVDLGGGQLAVATVTRTNGDVQGLEFEQSLVEDGAGGLCTRNRVSPYALAAAGTPVAPLAPGKFAGFANIGAIPKFGYAASPGAEIG
- a CDS encoding EAL domain-containing protein is translated as MAGEPIRKLATPDPRARDGSRGERSLARTDPAQGPHGTDGRARDTRRGPHRLRTDAGSAAQEVADRSAGEQDFYLPREAGGMTLFLVAAFVLAALVFQGLPSPVTLGLALASAALFACGSLFAVTERRPETGAAARLAIVFFGIILPMACAGLALALWVAEGLPWQWAIATLVCINAAAAALFDMRIVSLFIGKIAGWAGFAILAPSGVTYAAIIAAALTLLLIARLEWKAAQRRRLAREARERVAARAEDILRSFEETGQGWFWETDRRGLITYISPKAAAVLGRRAEDVVGGPLAQIVDPSQSAADAERTLAFHLSARSAFHDVEVRAATTGEERWWALAGRPVYDGYKNFCGFRGHGTDLTEKRRSEQQVSRLAHYDSLTGLANRVQMSKALEQILAAPSARERSCAVLMLDLDRFKQVNDTLGHPAGDALLKQVAQRLERAIGQQGRCGRLGGDEFQVIVPGHQDRSTLAQLAQEIIAALSQPYAVQGTNVVIGASVGIALAPEHGASSEELIRNVDLALYAAKDAGRGVSRFYAADLHAAVEERAELEQDLREAIAKGEFQLFYQPVVFAANEKIVGFEALMRWHHPKRGWISPSKFVPIAEDTGLIDRIGQWVLRTACEDLARWPRSVRCAVNVSALQFANPDLPNIVANALAHSGVAPSRLELEITESVFLNDNAGTDAMFKALKRVGVRLALDDFGTGYSSLGYLKKAPFDKIKIDRSFVQGATEEGSRNGAIIASITSLAEALHMDTTAEGVETLDELELVRLLGCSHVQGHIYFKPMSAAEAALLVAGDLVAEAEGPQSVRAKRQNLLRRVVVVHNGNRLNATVRNVSESGAMVEGLWNVPAGSVLRVEFGADTSITAQVRWSRENRVGIEFHQPLQRRADGGFPVFKPATQAAPIG